One genomic window of Manihot esculenta cultivar AM560-2 chromosome 16, M.esculenta_v8, whole genome shotgun sequence includes the following:
- the LOC110604121 gene encoding 3-oxoacyl-[acyl-carrier-protein] synthase II, chloroplastic isoform X1 gives MMGSASFSSPLCTWLVAACMSFTCDKDNWTSSHAFPSSPPGNGLSRSTRRRRALLSKYNNCSSAAATCSEFPPKCLSSVFCGSGFQGLMTSCLALEPCGHYYSSNGLFRSRNFNRKHRRLNRLHHSGEVVAVAMKSEKEVTTKEKPVRKQRRVVVTGMGVVTPLGHDPDVFYNNLLGGVSGITQIEAFDCAQFPTRIAGEIKSFSTDGWIAPKLSKRMDKFMLYMLTAGKKALADGGITEDIMDELDKTKCGVVIGSAMGGMKVLNDGIEALRISYKKMNPFCVPFATTNMGSAMLAMDLGWMGPNYSISTACATSNFCILNAANHIIRGEANIMLCGGSDAAIIPIGLGGFVACRALSQRNDDPMKASRPWDMNRDGFVMGEGAGVLLLEELEHAKKRGANIYVEFLGGSFTCDAYHMTEPHPDGVGVSLCIEKALIQSGVSKEDVNYINAHATSTPAGDLKEYEALMRCFGQKPDLRVNSTKSMTGHLLGAAGAVEAIAAIQAIRTGWIHPNINLENPDQGVVFFLLCFSELCFYDSLWTQKFWLVQRKRDWTSRLHCPTHLGLVAKTHRYFLHHTSDTRLTQP, from the exons ATGATGGGGTCAGCTTCGTTCTCGTCTCCGCTCTGCACGTGGCTGGTGGCGGCTTGCATGTCGTTTACGTGCGATAAGGATAACTGGACCAGTTCCCACGCGTTTCCTTCATCGCCACCGGGCAATGGACTCAGCCGCTCTACTCGCAGACGAAGAGCTCTTCTCTCCAAATATAACAACTGCAGTTCTGCTGCTGCTACTTGCTCTGAATTTCCGCCCAAATGTTTGTCCTCTGTCTTCTGTGGATCTGGCTTTCAAGGATTGATGACTTCTTGCTTGGCTCTGGAGCCCTGTGGTCACTACTACAGCTCCAATGGCCTTTTTCGATCCAGAAATTTCAATCGCAAGCACCGAAGACTCAATCGGCTTCATCATTCCG GGGAAGTCGTGGCAGTAGCTATGAAATCCGAAAAGGAAGTTACAACAAAGGAAAAACCTGTTAGGAAGCAAAGGCGAGTGGTTGTGACAGGTATGGGTGTTGTGACACCCCTTGGTCATGATCCTGATGTCTTCTACAATAATTTGCTAGGAGGAGTAAGTGGCATAACTCAGATAGAGGCTTTTGACTGTGCCCAATTTCCAAcg agaatagcTGGAGAGATCAAGTCTTTCTCAACTGATGGATGGATTGCACCAAAACTGTCCAAGAGAATGGACAAATTCATGCTTTACATGCTTACTGCTGGCAAAAAAGCCTTGGCCGATGGTGGCATCACTGAAGATATAATGGATGAATTGGATAAAACCAAATGTGGAGTTGTGATTGGCTCTGCAATGGGTGGCATGAAG GTTTTGAACGACGGAATTGAAGCACTAAGGATCTCATACAAGAAGATGAATCCTTTCTGTGTACCTTTTGCAACTACAAATATGGGTTCTGCGATGCTTGCAATGGACCTG GGTTGGATGGGACCAAACTATTCAATTTCTACTGCTTGTGCTACCAGCAATTTTTGTATACTGAATGCAGCAAACCACATCATTAGAGGCGAGGCT AACATCATGCTTTGTGGTGGCTCGGATGCAGCAATCATACCTATTG GCTTGGGAGGCTTTGTAGCTTGCAGAGCACTTTCTCAGAGGAATGATGATCCAATGAAAGCTTCACGACCTTGGGATATG AATCGGGATGGATTTGTGATGGGGGAAGGAGCTGGTGTTCTACTTTTAGAGGAACTAGAACATGCTAAG AAAAGAGGTGCAAATATCTATGTGGAATTTCTTGGAGGAAGCTTTACCTGTGATGCCTATCACATGACTGAACCACATCCTGATG GAGTTGGTGTCAGTCTCTGTATAGAGAAGGCATTAATCCAATCTGGGGTATCTAAGGAGGATGTGAATTACATAAATGCACATGCTACGTCCACCCCAGCTGGTGACCTTAAAGAGTATGAAGCCCTCATGCGTTGTTTTGGTCAAAAGCCTGAT TTGAGAGTGAACTCCACAAAATCCATGACTGGCCATCTACTGGGAGCAGCTGGTGCTGTGGAAGCTATTGCAGCAATACAG GCAATAAGGACAGGGTGGATTCATCCAAACATCAATCTGGAAAATCCAGATCAAGGCGTGGTATTTTTCCTCCTATGCTTTTCTGAATTATGTTTCTATGATTCCTTATG GACACAAAAGTTCTGGTTGGTCCAAAGAAAGAGAGATTGGACATCAAGGTTGCATTGTCCAACTCATTTGGGTTTGGTGGCCAAAACTCATCGATACTTTTTGCACCATACAAGTGATACAAGGCTAACTCAACCCTGA
- the LOC110604121 gene encoding 3-oxoacyl-[acyl-carrier-protein] synthase II, chloroplastic isoform X2, translated as MMGSASFSSPLCTWLVAACMSFTCDKDNWTSSHAFPSSPPGNGLSRSTRRRRALLSKYNNCSSAAATCSEFPPKCLSSVFCGSGFQGLMTSCLALEPCGHYYSSNGLFRSRNFNRKHRRLNRLHHSGEVVAVAMKSEKEVTTKEKPVRKQRRVVVTGMGVVTPLGHDPDVFYNNLLGGVSGITQIEAFDCAQFPTRIAGEIKSFSTDGWIAPKLSKRMDKFMLYMLTAGKKALADGGITEDIMDELDKTKCGVVIGSAMGGMKVLNDGIEALRISYKKMNPFCVPFATTNMGSAMLAMDLGWMGPNYSISTACATSNFCILNAANHIIRGEANIMLCGGSDAAIIPIGLGGFVACRALSQRNDDPMKASRPWDMNRDGFVMGEGAGVLLLEELEHAKKRGANIYVEFLGGSFTCDAYHMTEPHPDGVGVSLCIEKALIQSGVSKEDVNYINAHATSTPAGDLKEYEALMRCFGQKPDLRVNSTKSMTGHLLGAAGAVEAIAAIQAIRTGWIHPNINLENPDQGVDTKVLVGPKKERLDIKVALSNSFGFGGQNSSILFAPYK; from the exons ATGATGGGGTCAGCTTCGTTCTCGTCTCCGCTCTGCACGTGGCTGGTGGCGGCTTGCATGTCGTTTACGTGCGATAAGGATAACTGGACCAGTTCCCACGCGTTTCCTTCATCGCCACCGGGCAATGGACTCAGCCGCTCTACTCGCAGACGAAGAGCTCTTCTCTCCAAATATAACAACTGCAGTTCTGCTGCTGCTACTTGCTCTGAATTTCCGCCCAAATGTTTGTCCTCTGTCTTCTGTGGATCTGGCTTTCAAGGATTGATGACTTCTTGCTTGGCTCTGGAGCCCTGTGGTCACTACTACAGCTCCAATGGCCTTTTTCGATCCAGAAATTTCAATCGCAAGCACCGAAGACTCAATCGGCTTCATCATTCCG GGGAAGTCGTGGCAGTAGCTATGAAATCCGAAAAGGAAGTTACAACAAAGGAAAAACCTGTTAGGAAGCAAAGGCGAGTGGTTGTGACAGGTATGGGTGTTGTGACACCCCTTGGTCATGATCCTGATGTCTTCTACAATAATTTGCTAGGAGGAGTAAGTGGCATAACTCAGATAGAGGCTTTTGACTGTGCCCAATTTCCAAcg agaatagcTGGAGAGATCAAGTCTTTCTCAACTGATGGATGGATTGCACCAAAACTGTCCAAGAGAATGGACAAATTCATGCTTTACATGCTTACTGCTGGCAAAAAAGCCTTGGCCGATGGTGGCATCACTGAAGATATAATGGATGAATTGGATAAAACCAAATGTGGAGTTGTGATTGGCTCTGCAATGGGTGGCATGAAG GTTTTGAACGACGGAATTGAAGCACTAAGGATCTCATACAAGAAGATGAATCCTTTCTGTGTACCTTTTGCAACTACAAATATGGGTTCTGCGATGCTTGCAATGGACCTG GGTTGGATGGGACCAAACTATTCAATTTCTACTGCTTGTGCTACCAGCAATTTTTGTATACTGAATGCAGCAAACCACATCATTAGAGGCGAGGCT AACATCATGCTTTGTGGTGGCTCGGATGCAGCAATCATACCTATTG GCTTGGGAGGCTTTGTAGCTTGCAGAGCACTTTCTCAGAGGAATGATGATCCAATGAAAGCTTCACGACCTTGGGATATG AATCGGGATGGATTTGTGATGGGGGAAGGAGCTGGTGTTCTACTTTTAGAGGAACTAGAACATGCTAAG AAAAGAGGTGCAAATATCTATGTGGAATTTCTTGGAGGAAGCTTTACCTGTGATGCCTATCACATGACTGAACCACATCCTGATG GAGTTGGTGTCAGTCTCTGTATAGAGAAGGCATTAATCCAATCTGGGGTATCTAAGGAGGATGTGAATTACATAAATGCACATGCTACGTCCACCCCAGCTGGTGACCTTAAAGAGTATGAAGCCCTCATGCGTTGTTTTGGTCAAAAGCCTGAT TTGAGAGTGAACTCCACAAAATCCATGACTGGCCATCTACTGGGAGCAGCTGGTGCTGTGGAAGCTATTGCAGCAATACAG GCAATAAGGACAGGGTGGATTCATCCAAACATCAATCTGGAAAATCCAGATCAAGGCGTG GACACAAAAGTTCTGGTTGGTCCAAAGAAAGAGAGATTGGACATCAAGGTTGCATTGTCCAACTCATTTGGGTTTGGTGGCCAAAACTCATCGATACTTTTTGCACCATACAAGTGA